A stretch of DNA from Solea solea chromosome 20, fSolSol10.1, whole genome shotgun sequence:
gtggtcactttgtgtcattgaaGTAAGTCaaaacaaaggcttttaaaagctgaaataagacatttgaacttagtgatggaggcagcagtggatcaacaactcctgtgtgtgtgtgtgtgctaaattTGTGGAGGCTTAAACACAACAGCAGTGAGTAGAGACACacaatttgtgtgtttctgtgagtgtTTCACCAAAGTGACTCTGTAAACACTCTGTAAACACTTTCCTGTTCAGTTCTCACTGCTGTTACAGCCCTGAACACCCGGAGGCACGGTGTAGGTGAGCACAAGGACTTTATCCCATATGGGCCGTGTGCTGCGCTCTGTCAGGCGtgcagcgcgcacacacacacacacacacacacactgaacacaaccATTAAAGCCTAATACGTGAGTCAGAAGTGAGCGGATGTTTGTTCCTTATTAAAGTTATTACAGCGTGTTATTGTTGGACACGTCTGACTGTCAAAtagtgagctattctatacatccaccaacagattgactgccaaatactgagctattctatacatccaccaacagactgactgccaaataatgagctattctatacatccaccaacagactgactgtcaAATAGTGAGCTATTCTATAAATCCACCAACAGATTGACTGCCAAATACCGAGCTATTCTATATATCCACCAACGGATTGACTGCCAAATACTGAGttattctatacatccaccaacagactgactgccaaataatgagctattctatacatccaccaacagactgactgtcaaatagtgagctattctatacatccaccaacagactgactgccaaataatgagctattctatacatccaccaacagactgactgccaaataatgagctattctatacatccaccaacagactgactgtcaaatagtgagctattctatacatccaccaacagactgactgccaaataatgagctattctatacatccaccaacagactgactgccaaataatgagctattctatatatccaccaacagactgccaATAGGTGGAGGTGTGACCTAGAGACCAGAGGAATAAAGGTTCAGGTCCAGGTTCTAATTTCTGCTCGTCATCTTCTGCGTTACAGACCAGGTTCTCCATCACTCCTCCGCAGACGTCTGGCCTCACACGTACGTGTCACAGGGTCTGTACTGTCTGTCGTCCTCGGACGCGTGGGACCCCATCACGAGTCAGCCGTCGGGCGTGGCTTCACCGGCCGCTGGCTCCTACATCATGGCTGCTGGTGAGCCTtaaatcctctctctctcttccatagTCTTTACCGGCAAACAAGCGGCATAAAAACTGGTCTTttctatatataataataaacgtgaATCCACTGTGAATGCAACTTAGCAGCGTCCTCGTAAGATCGCGCCAGCGATACTGCACAGAGCGCAGCCGTGCATCAACGGCATGTGCACCGTTTGGGGGAAAAATGGCCAAGTCCATCAACCAATTGCGGATGCTGCCGCTGACCAAAGGACAAATGTGAAGTCCCGCCTGTTAATTGCGCAGCAGCCAGTAAcggaggacccagatgacgcgagccaggagacgggtgcttcgtcaacaacagcagcagcagcacccgctcaccctgcttcacacagataggatgttgctgttgtggtgatCTCAGGTTTTTCTGCCATGACTTTAATCCACAACACCGGCAGAGTTATTGTctcaaacatacttttaatgcCGCCGTCATTTGCGATCTCCAGCAGTTGATCttcttatttttcaaaataaaacattgttcagaatctgataataaataaaacggaaataaTGTAAGTTATGTATTCTTTCTGTGCGGCCCGGTAACAATTGACCCACGGACCAGTACCGGTCCATGGCCCGGGGGTGGGGACCACTACACTAgatggtgtgtttttgtaatggaCTCCTCCTCCAGGTGGCAGCAACGGCGTGGGTGGAACACCGGGCGAGGCCTACGAGGGCACAGTGGGCGGTTTCATTCAGCAGCACCAGGCTCAACtcacgctgcagcagcagagtcaaCTCCAGCATCTCCAGCAGCTTCATCACTACCAGCAGCAGATCATGCAGTACCAACAACAACAGGTCAgtaccaacaacaacaacaggtcaGTACCAACAACAACGGGGGCCCGTTTAAAAAGTAGGTTTAgtgaaaactctgagttatttaaccctgagatgaggggaAACTCTGGTTTTTTGGTTTCACAAAGCCAGTTCAGCTTAACTCTGAGTCAGTTACCCCGGCAACATACTGCGTGAacctaacctgctcgctggcaggttttcttcaacaaaccctgagtttctctgtgtctcctcctgctgagcctgaagcatctgtctgacactcgtctcatgtcctcattcatacagtcgatatcaaaaaaaggggggggggggggggctcatgTATATGGGGGGGGACGGACACTCGCGCGTGCCTCAGAGCGAGGACTTGAGGCGTacttccaccggctctactcgccttggCATGACACGACGCGGTTAAGGTACatactcaactcaacacatccattattacaagTCTGTACGTCTACTTGTCTTAAGTCAGCTCATATCACCACATATCGAATtcaacctccacacacacatcaaatcttaatcaaatcaatcaaaaagcaatattttgccaatattttagagacgcccccaaaatctcacaaatctCACTAATGTGTCACTAAGGGGGGCTGAGACCCCCCACTGGCTCATCTGTAGTTCACACCAACACTGtgcacattaataaataataataataataataataataataatgacttggaTTTATAAAGCGTGAAATCTTAATgtttgacagcatttcagtgactgtgtttatatttacacgtggaaatatagtcatgaaatagtattgagcaaaatgttttcatgtaaaatagagtcaaaaaaATGAGTCCGTTTGAACATGGACACTTTTATATTTCTAGGTCCATAAGTAAACTATGTTTTCTCAGTTTGAtccatattctcatcttcagtttgtgtctcgtcaggttacagctgaataaatatcaacTCAAATGCAACATAATGCTAGGACTGCAGCATTTTATCATccaattaatgaaattaaaggctgtggattacactgtaaaacatgtaatagtgttttatttatttattgactcgtctcttcacataaatgtcatggtCGTTGACATGTGTTAATATCtctgctcaactggattaaaatggaggctgtgctctttgtttacccgttgccatggtgaatcatagtatcagagctccattgatgatgacttttttcattcccAACACACACGCCTAACTCAGAGTGAACATACTCAGAGTAGAttgaactaatgctgatcagctgttctgaaaccCAAAACCCagagtttgacagctcagagtCGGTCAATctagagttaaggttttaactcagagtttgttgaacctgctttctgaaacagggCCCAGGTCAgtaccaacaacaacaacaggggcccgtttcagaaagcaggtttagtgttagttaaccctgagatgagggaaacttaTCGGTTTTCCGTTTCACAAAGCCAGTTCATCTTAACGCTGAGTCAGTTACCCCGGCAACATACTCCGTGAACCTaacctgctcctcctgctgagcctgaagcatctgtctgacactcgtctcatgtcctcattcacAGTGGATATCAGAACATGTATCAGAGCATTCACCTGCCAAATTAATGACATTTACGTCTTTCAAAACATCGAAATCCCAATCACATGTAACTTCCAGTGTGGGAACTATACCGCGGGTTTCGGGGGGCTCACGTATAGtatatggggggggggttgctggGCGGACGCTTGCACGTGCCTCAGAGCGAGGACTTGTggcatatttccaccggctctactcgcctcggcgcGGCACGACGCGGTTTAGGTTACATCTCCCCTACAAAAAGTCAACACATCCATGATTACAAGTCTGTACGTCTATTTGACTTCCATCAAAGTCTATTTTTGCCGTGTTACAGCCTGGATCTGTCTCTATTGTTAACTCTGGCACAATAATATGAGGCCGTTTACAGAAGCAGTGAAAATAAAGCTACTGTTTGTGGGAGCgcagacactgtgtgtgacatttgttGCTTTTGTGCTAATGAAGTGAGTCATGAGGAGCTGTGATGTGTCTCCTCTCTCACAGCTTATTAAATCAGCGAGAGCTGAGAAATAATAACATGTGAAGGTCAGAGTGAGCGTCTCAGAGAAAGAGCACTGATCCACAACCATCAGTGAATATATTACATCACATTTAAACCAAAGCCTTTTTCAAAACACAGAATCAGtcaatgacacatttttcttcCCTGCAGCAAAATCTGTGactcatatttaaaaaagactaTTATTATTgactaaaaagaagaaaagcacaTTTGGTGAAGGTTTGTGAggctttttgaaaatgtcacgaGCTGCGGGGGACGTTTGCTGTGGCAACAATCTCCAGTGCGTGGTTGTGGGGTTTTTTGTTctaggggaaaaaaatggagaaaTTTAGAAAATGCTGAGTCATATGAACGAGTcagcagagaaaccagagaaataACAGGTTTTAGCCTCTTCATAAAATTCTAATCTCATCAAATCTACATTAGTTtataagtgtttgattttatgtatttatgttacCATTAatcagacttttccaacaggaaagtttgtaaaccactccacaaactcacagtgagataaagacgtgatcgtgttttaatgcatttaaatgaGATGAGTGTTCTGTTAAGTGTCCTGATGTCTCCAGACCACGCCCACTGGCCTCAGGTTCATTTGTCAGATCTAaatcttcatttcttttctgtctccctCCTTCAGTCCATGGAGCACAGGCTACACAGCGCCTCCCACTCCCTGCAAGCCACTCCCAACAGCACCATCCACAGCCTCggcccccccacccacccccgcCTGGCCGACCTGTGGGGCGCGGCGCAGATCGAGGCACACCAGGTAAACGTCTGAGTCCAAGCCGTTTGTGGAGGACGTGACGATGAGATGTTTAATATTCTGACAGTCGCTGAGGTCACTGGGACACGAGGACACATGTCCCCTCTGgtctttgtttctgtcacaGCGCGTTTACGCTGCTTCTTCTGTTGCCGATCATCTGGACCGAGCttttcctgctctgctgtgctgacattcatgtgtgtgtgtctttttgtctcCTGGGTCTGGGCTTTGTTTACGTCAGCAGACATATGTagcacacacacgtctgtagtGCAGTGAATGATGGGGGAGAGGATGCGAGGGAAGGCGGCAAGGTAGGAGACAGGACGCTGGAAGTCAGTGTGCATGGATCAGAGTCTGCATGACGGCCTGCAGCGGCTCTGACGAGTCCTGGTTTCAGAGTAGCATGCTGTAAAGTGGACGGGTTTGAGACATGTGAGACACTGACGTCCCCTCACAGGGAGACGCTCTGATTCCTGCTTGTGttctgttgccatggtaaccccGGAGCTGAAACACCGGTGTCGGCGGGGGATTGTCCTCAGAGGGTAAAAACCCGTCGACTCCCGTTTGTCCCAGTGTATTAACGACAGTGTGTCGGTGGGTTGCAGGTGGACATCGCGGGACAGCTGAGTGGACAGATGGCGGACATGCTCGGAGGAATGGTGGAGACGGTCGGGGAGGAGCCTGAGACCGAGTCTGAGGACTTTCCTGAGCAGCgtgaagacgaggaggaggagctgaccAAGGTGAGTCACGTCTGACGAGAGCAGGACCAACATGTCCACTAAAGgaaatgtcctcacttaaaGGAAATCTCGTCACTTAAAGAAAATGCCTTCACTGagagaaaatgtccaaatatcCTCACTTTAttgtgtgaggacatttggaaaacttatttattatttacctgTCTTCCTATCTGTCTCGAAACGTCTCACAGGTAGAAGACGTCACATTAACCTTAGAGCCAGAGCCCTGCTCTTTGACGCCGTCCCCACTGAGAGAGGACGCCCCGGCAACCAGAGGGTCCAGCCCGGGACAGAGCGCGGAGTCCGTCGCAGAGAGGACGCCGTTTGACATCACGTCCTCGTCCTGTGTCGTCCGATCGCTGGAGGAGAAGGACGAGGAGGTGGAGGACGGCTCGGCTGTCGTCGTCGTGGTCATCAACTGAAAACAAACGAATAAACACCACAATAATCATTCACGCTACTATTCCAAACCCCGCCCCCCGCTGCTTACCCCACTCTGAGTGAGACCAGGAGTTCTTCAGAGGGAGACCTGGGATGTCAGGAAGTCCCAAAACTCTAATGTGGAATAAAACGTTTGTGACGATGAACTGAAGACATCACAGACTTCAGAGTCCTCAGAGACTTCAGAGACATGCTGAGTGAGGACGAGGAGGATTAAAAGAGTTTGGACCAAAAACCAGGACCTAGCTGTGGgtgaatcatgaaaaaaagaaggtagGACAAGAAAGGGCCTCGTTATTAAAGGGTTAGTTCAGTGTTTTTATACATGTACTATTATGTACTGACACTCATGCAAACATGACTGCCGCAAAAAAGACTCGACTGATAAAATCTActtcagtttaagtctacgttATCTTAAGAAcacgatcacgtctttatctcactgttacacagacttttccaacaggaaactgaagcttgtaaaccactcactctcccacaccaaagcccatagacaacatcagtgattttaacatcacacacaggagttgttgatccactgctgcctccatcactaagttctaatgtctgattttgtcactttggctttgaaaagcctttgttttgacttacatcagtgacacacagtgaccacacgaggcagcagaggaccagcagctcctgtgtccacgtgagctaaaatcactgattttctctatgaggactggtgtgtgagaatgagtgggaaaaagtaattttaacgattaacaaaagacttgtgtgtaataaaatctacatgaTCTTCAGTCTATGATATCTTCAGaatgtgttcactgctttaagtttgtaaaccactcactctcacacaccaaaccccatacagaaaatcagtgattttagctggtggggacacaggagctgctggtcctctgctgcctcatgtggtcactttgtgtcactgaggtcaatctgaatgaaggattttaaatgacatttaaaaataagacattagaacttagtgatggaggcagcagtggatcaacaactcctgtgtgtgtgatgttaaaatcactgattttctctatggactttggtgtgggagagtgagtggtttacaaacttcagtttcctgttggaaaagtctgtgtaacagtgagatacagacgtgaacgtgttcttaagatgaCATAGACTTAAGTTGATGTACATTTTAAGCGTTTCCTCACagtcacacttcaaaaacctgaactactcctttaaaaacataaaataaaatcaatgcaATAAAACACGAACACCACGGTCACACAGTATTTGCAAATACCTCCGAGTGCAgcagaggtttgtgtgtgtgtgtgtgtgttattggagGAGGAGGTTTCTCAATGACAGTTTACCTGAGGTGAAGGTGAGACGCTCTGACGTTCCAGTCCAATAATctgagagcgtgtgtgtgacgCAGCACTCGGAGTTCATTTGCAAAACTCACGATCtggacaaaagcaaaaaaaaagaagaaagtgcaTGCTTTTCAACAGTGGCCCCGCCCCCACAGCGTAACTCAGTATACAAAGTAATAATATAActcatttctttttataataaaagagagaaaatataaaataaagtgatgACGTAtttgtatgaatgtatgtacgtatgtttgtttgtgtgaatgtagctttgtctgtgtgtaaaatataaataatctgGGAAATACTAACCGTTTCCTCTGGTGATGTTCTGTCCCACAGGCTCCGCCTACAAGATTCATTTACAGTGCAGTCGCATTAAACGCGACACAGTCATATTTGAACGCTCCATCAGACTAGCCTGATCTAATCTTAACTCAGAGTTTGATCCTCAGGTTTTGTGTTGGATTAAATTAATCTAATCAGTAAACATATGTCATTTGAATATTCCATGGGATTATTTGTGTGAATCCAGGACGAACCTTCAAACTAGTCTAATCTAAttttaactcagagtttgaACCTCATGTCTTTATGTTGGATAAATCTTACCTGGTCTAATCTCACAGAAGACTGGAGTAGATGTGATCTTAATTTACTTTGAAGCATTTTTGAGTGAGGATATTTTTGTGTTGGATTAGATAAAAAATAATCCAACACAAAATTCTAGTCTAATCCCATACATAGATGGGATTACTCTGGGTGACACAGATCTTCGATCATTCTTTAAAGTTTTCATGTTTGAACTTTATATCTTTGCTTTAGATTCTTCTAATCTAGTCTAATCTAAttttaactcagagtttgaACTTCAGGTCTTTGTGTTCGATTAATCTAATCTAGTCTAATTTTATAGAAGACTGGAGTAGAAGTTTTTTTGAGTGAGAATATTTCAATCTTTTTGCAtaaatgtaatctaatctaatcacaTGAGTAGATTAGATATTCTTGTCACCCCAAGGAAATTCGGGATAACCTTGGGTGACACAAACCTTTACACTTTACATCTTTGCGTTGGAttaatctgatctaatctggagacatactgtagatgttTTGGTAATCCCCATGAGATAAACCTGCAACAGAGAGAGACGTAGTTTTAATCTTAATTTGAGTTCTTCTCTGTCTCGAGTTTATCCAAACACGCTGAACTCATATTTACGTAAACAAAGTTCAAATCAACTTTTgactaaataaaactttattttcctaCAGTCTTCAGGTTTATACAGATTTTGCTGCAACATTTGTGTCGACtaaaagattaaataaataaaaacaaactttaagaAACAGACATCATaatgcaaagaaaagaagaaaaaaagcttcCCGTTTAATCTGCAGTTTTAAAGACTTTAAACAGCACCTGAGATTAAGTAGAGTGGTGAaggtcttattattatttaaataacactTAAAGAAAGTCACAAAGAAACTTTAAGAAGGTTTACATCTGAATATTCCCACGGGATTATCTGTGTTTGTTAACGTCACCCGTGTCATGTTTATTACTGGCTGGCGTCGGTTCTCACGTCCACGGTGACGAGATCATGTCCACAGTTTGGACGAGATCTTGGATGTGTCACAATCaccttaaaggtacagtgtgtcatTTACTAAAGATGTTACAGCTAAATATTATTCCCTCTGAAGAAATGGGCGTACTGCCCCCTGCAGTTCCTGTCAGGCACTGCAGTTATTGAACAGGTGATtgttatgctgtgttcacaccggacgCGGTGGATGTAAGTCACCGTGTTTGAAACAGAGGTAACAAGCATTTCTTTGTTGCTGTGGAAACGACAGCCGCTTCCTGCCACATTTGACTTTCCTGAGTGGACACAGACAGATCGAGTGTGTGTTCTGTTGCTTTGATGAATCGTGTCGTCAGTCGTTAATAAATGTGATTCCTCAGTCTTTCAGTCGTCTGTACCAGTAAATCTGCTGTAACCAGTCGCTATGCCgcgtttccaccggctcgcctcggcCCGGCACGgcagttattttgtgtttccactagcatagaacctggttcctgctacACCTACATGtgttcaaagaaagaaagaaagtgaagtAAAGAtgcacagaaacagagcagaggTCTGAGAAACCAGACATGAAACAGGTAAAAGACTTCAAAAGACCAGAGAAACAAAGTCAAAACAGAAACTGTAACAAAatatcattataaaaaaaatgtggactAAACTAAACCATGGGCTCGTCATCGCTGTCTTCGTCCCCCTGCAGGAGTCCCTGTAGGTGcctgagggaggagggaggcactgggggaggagtggaggagggagggagggtgaggtTACTGTTGGAGCTGCAGCTCCTGCTGTGTGAGCCGCAGGTGCAGACGCCGCCACCATCactgctcctctcctcctccacctccttgcCTACCCACACCTCCGTCTCATTTTGCTgagagaggtggaggtggtggtggtgaggtgatgaggaggaagaggaggaggaggagtggggagCAGTGGGAGCTGAGGGAGGGCATGCAGAGATGGTAGGGGAAGGAGGACaggtggtgggggaggaggTCGGAGGCTGAGAGACAGACTTGTGTTTACTGATGTCACGAAAGCTGGCGAGAGGCGGGCGGAGGCGCACGCCGGAGCGCGTGGAGCCTTCGATGGCCTtctggagctggagaaggaggaggaggaggaggaggaggaggaggaggaagataaaAGGACAGGGGTGGAGAGCcacaagagaaagaaagaaaaatgtaaaaaagtgaTGAATTTGACAGAATCAGTAGATGTTTTAAAACGACAGAAGAGTTATGCAACATCATGGatgtgaagaggaggaagaagaagaggaggaagaagaggaagaaggaggaagaagaagaagaagaggaggaagaagaaaactgaCTTTAAGAAAATTTAGGAAaactattttctattttcaaaCCAACAATTCACTAATAATAGTCAATACTCAAtcaactcactctcactcacacacacacacacaactaaaaaTGATGCTGCATTGACCCATCCTCCACTACTGAACACAGGACCTGTTCAATGCCCCACACTTCTTAAAAAGCTCCCAGGTTACAGGTCAGTCCTCTATCCTGTGCCTGTCTGAGACCAGGGCACCGGCTCTGTCCAGCCCACACCTGACACCTGGTTCCTGCGGCTCTTCTAGATTGCAAGCTTAGCAGATGCCAACAAGAAATTGATAAGAACCATTGTCcgtctttttttaacagtgtacctcaacccaaaaacaaaaatggaagcAGAAAACACCTCTCCCAGAGCCTCTACCCACCTGTGCAAAAACTTAAACATGTCTGCCAAACGAGGACATGAAACCACAGCGTTCAATTTTTTACGGATGTGGGATCTCCTTTCTTCGGCAAGAGGGAGATCACTGCTCGCCTGCAGAAAGCTGGTAAAGTACCTTTACTAAAAGattctttaaaaacatccaaCAGGTCAGGTCCCAACTCTGTccagaaatgttttaaaaagtcaagAGGTAGTCCGTCGATCCCAGTGGCCATTTGGGACATCCAGACTGATGTCTGAGCTACAGCAATCTTCTGGACTCAGTTGCGGAAGATCTTGGGTTAGCTCTGTAACAGAATCCAGATCACAGTTCTCTTTATTAA
This window harbors:
- the LOC131447117 gene encoding uncharacterized protein LOC131447117 isoform X2, giving the protein MGCIGSRTITVDAVPVRKDGDQHGRAEFSWEGINLSMEDTTSILPRLKRKTNNSYGIGALAKSSLTGVSRSMKDKVTKPTAMAQGRVAHMIEWQSWGKPSAGPQGGAGHNNLQREKERRLENDAYSDLSDGEKEARFAAGIMQQFAISEATLFGWNSMDGESMGANSNQGSVAHLSEVNQESITSRDQVLHHSSADVWPHTYVSQGLYCLSSSDAWDPITSQPSGVASPAAGSYIMAAGGSNGVGGTPGEAYEGTVGGFIQQHQAQLTLQQQSQLQHLQQLHHYQQQIMQYQQQQSMEHRLHSASHSLQATPNSTIHSLGPPTHPRLADLWGAAQIEAHQVDIAGQLSGQMADMLGGMVETVGEEPETESEDFPEQREDEEEELTKVEDVTLTLEPEPCSLTPSPLREDAPATRGSSPGQSAESVAERTPFDITSSSCVVRSLEEKDEEVEDGSAVVVVVIN
- the LOC131447117 gene encoding uncharacterized protein LOC131447117 isoform X3, with protein sequence MGCIGSRTITVDAVPVRKDGDQLSMEDTTSILPRLKRKTNNSYGIGALAKSSLTGVSGVSRSMKDKVTKPTAMAQGRVAHMIEWQSWGKPSAGPQGGAGHNNLQREKERRLENDAYSDLSDGEKEARFAAGIMQQFAISEATLFGWNSMDGESMGANSNQGSVAHLSEVNQESITSRDQVLHHSSADVWPHTYVSQGLYCLSSSDAWDPITSQPSGVASPAAGSYIMAAGGSNGVGGTPGEAYEGTVGGFIQQHQAQLTLQQQSQLQHLQQLHHYQQQIMQYQQQQSMEHRLHSASHSLQATPNSTIHSLGPPTHPRLADLWGAAQIEAHQVDIAGQLSGQMADMLGGMVETVGEEPETESEDFPEQREDEEEELTKVEDVTLTLEPEPCSLTPSPLREDAPATRGSSPGQSAESVAERTPFDITSSSCVVRSLEEKDEEVEDGSAVVVVVIN
- the LOC131447117 gene encoding uncharacterized protein LOC131447117 isoform X4; this encodes MGCIGSRTITVDAVPVRKDGDQLSMEDTTSILPRLKRKTNNSYGIGALAKSSLTGVSRSMKDKVTKPTAMAQGRVAHMIEWQSWGKPSAGPQGGAGHNNLQREKERRLENDAYSDLSDGEKEARFAAGIMQQFAISEATLFGWNSMDGESMGANSNQGSVAHLSEVNQESITSRDQVLHHSSADVWPHTYVSQGLYCLSSSDAWDPITSQPSGVASPAAGSYIMAAGGSNGVGGTPGEAYEGTVGGFIQQHQAQLTLQQQSQLQHLQQLHHYQQQIMQYQQQQSMEHRLHSASHSLQATPNSTIHSLGPPTHPRLADLWGAAQIEAHQVDIAGQLSGQMADMLGGMVETVGEEPETESEDFPEQREDEEEELTKVEDVTLTLEPEPCSLTPSPLREDAPATRGSSPGQSAESVAERTPFDITSSSCVVRSLEEKDEEVEDGSAVVVVVIN
- the LOC131447117 gene encoding uncharacterized protein LOC131447117 isoform X5, which codes for MKDKVTKPTAMAQGRVAHMIEWQSWGKPSAGPQGGAGHNNLQREKERRLENDAYSDLSDGEKEARFAAGIMQQFAISEATLFGWNSMDGESMGANSNQGSVAHLSEVNQESITSRDQVLHHSSADVWPHTYVSQGLYCLSSSDAWDPITSQPSGVASPAAGSYIMAAGGSNGVGGTPGEAYEGTVGGFIQQHQAQLTLQQQSQLQHLQQLHHYQQQIMQYQQQQSMEHRLHSASHSLQATPNSTIHSLGPPTHPRLADLWGAAQIEAHQVDIAGQLSGQMADMLGGMVETVGEEPETESEDFPEQREDEEEELTKVEDVTLTLEPEPCSLTPSPLREDAPATRGSSPGQSAESVAERTPFDITSSSCVVRSLEEKDEEVEDGSAVVVVVIN
- the LOC131447117 gene encoding uncharacterized protein LOC131447117 isoform X1, translating into MGCIGSRTITVDAVPVRKDGDQHGRAEFSWEGINLSMEDTTSILPRLKRKTNNSYGIGALAKSSLTGVSGVSRSMKDKVTKPTAMAQGRVAHMIEWQSWGKPSAGPQGGAGHNNLQREKERRLENDAYSDLSDGEKEARFAAGIMQQFAISEATLFGWNSMDGESMGANSNQGSVAHLSEVNQESITSRDQVLHHSSADVWPHTYVSQGLYCLSSSDAWDPITSQPSGVASPAAGSYIMAAGGSNGVGGTPGEAYEGTVGGFIQQHQAQLTLQQQSQLQHLQQLHHYQQQIMQYQQQQSMEHRLHSASHSLQATPNSTIHSLGPPTHPRLADLWGAAQIEAHQVDIAGQLSGQMADMLGGMVETVGEEPETESEDFPEQREDEEEELTKVEDVTLTLEPEPCSLTPSPLREDAPATRGSSPGQSAESVAERTPFDITSSSCVVRSLEEKDEEVEDGSAVVVVVIN